Within Patescibacteria group bacterium, the genomic segment TGAAAGCTCTGACGTGACTGACGGTAACGCTGCTGACGGCTTCCCGGCCATCACTTTGGTTGCCTCATCTGGCACTGCCACGATTGGCAACGCTGATTACGCCGCTGCCGCCACGACTACTTTAACTCTAACTATCGCTGCTTCCGCCACAGGCAACACAGCCATTACTGTTACTCCAACCTACGCCGTTGCCGGAGCCGGTCAAATTGACGATGTCGCCGCAGCCAACAATGAAATGGCTGATGCCGAAACCGTGGCTGGCGCTGACGGCGCGGCGCCGATTGTTACGGCCGTCGCACTTTCTCTCACCTCTAGCAACGTTATTACTTTCACTTATTCAGAGGTTATGACTGTAACGAACGGCGCTTCAACTGCCACTAAGGGCGATACTACTGTTGCTGGCACGGTAGCTGGCTTTGGTTCTTTTGCCACGGCTGGCAATGTGACTGTTGCCACCGTCAAAAATACTGTTGGCGGTAATGGTACAACTGTTCTTACAGTCACTTTGGCCAATGAAGCGGCCAGTTATTTAGCCGGAACTTCAACTACTGAACCGTCAGGCGTCTTTACGCCTGTGGGGAGTGCTGAAGTTAAGGACGCAGTGAATCTTCAAGTTAACACTGTCAATACGCCAACCACCACTGGCGGTGGATCTTGGGATTTGGCCAAGCCGACGATTACTTCAGTCACTGTTTCCGATGCAGCGAGCAATGATGGTAAAATTGATCGCGCGGTTTTGGTTTTGAACTCAGCCATGAGAGACGCGAACGTTACTGACTCTAACGGAGCTTTGGGCGGTTTGGCCGGTACTTTCACCACGGGCGCTCCTAATGACGCGACAACAACTTTCAACATCACTGATCCAAGCACTCAACCCGTTAATACTGCCTTAGGCGCACACACAAGTTTCCTCTACAGCGGCGCCACAACATTAATCACTGACTTGGTCGGTAACTTACTTGACACAACTGTTGACGGTCAAATTGCCGCCGCTGATATTGTTGAAACAGATGGCGCGCAGCCGATTGTTACGGCCGTCGCACTTTCTCTCACCTCAAATCGCGACGTTATTACTTTCACTTATTCAGAGGCTATGACCGTGACGAACGGCGCTTCAGCCACAGGAAGAGGTGATATTACTGGAGCGGGCGTAGTGGGCGGTTTTGGTACATTTGCTACAACTGGCAATGTGACCGTCCCCACCACTAAAAACACGGTTGGTGGCAGTGGCACAACTGCTCTTACGGTTACTTTGGCAAACGAGGCCACAGGTTATATGAACAACACTTCCACCACAGAACCCTCTGGCGTCTTTACGCCAGCGACGAGCGTCCAGGTGGTTGATGCGGCATCAAACCAAGTTAACAATCTTAACGCTCCAACCGCTACTGGCGGCGGTACTTGGGATTTAACAAAACCAACTATTACCTCAGCAACTGTCTCTGATGCCTCCGGCAGCAATGGCAAAGTTGATCGCGCGGTTTTGGTTTTGAACTCAGCCATGAGAGACGCGAACGTTACTGACTCTAACGGAGCTTTGGGCGGTTTGGCCGGTACTTTCACCACGGGCACTGCCAATGACGCAACAACAACTTTCAATTTAACCAGTGACGCGGCTCAGCCGGTTAATACCGCTTTGGGCGCGCACACTCAATTCAACTACACTGGCGCCACAACTTTCCTTATTGATCTTGCGGGAAATCTTTTGGATACAGTGAGTGATGGCGCGATTGCTGATGGTGATATTGTGGAGACCGACGGAGCGGTTCCGATTCTTGTTTCCGCTACTTATCGTGACCTTGACAGCAATGGCGCGGTTGATACTTTGCGCACCACTTGGTCGGAAAATGTGACAATGACTGGTAGTACTGCAGTTGACTGGACGATTGTTGGCGGTTCAATTACTGCCGCTTTCAGCGCGGCAGCCAATGATGCTGTTGCGGGTACAACTTTAGATGTTACAGTCACTGCTGATGCCAATGAGACATCAAGCGGGGTCGCTCCAACTATTGCTTACGATAATGATGATGTCAATAACAGCGTGGTTGATGGTGCGACGAACGCGGCTGGCACAAATGCCGCCGCAACCGCAACTGACGCGGCCGCTCCGGCCGTTGCTACTGCTATTTTTTACGATGCTTCGCCGGCAACTAACGATGGAAAACTTGATCGTATCTCCGTTATTTGGTCCGAGAATATTAGCGCCGTGGCCGATGGCAGCGCTGATTGGGCAATTTCTTCCGCGGCGAATTTTGCCGCTCTCACTGAAACCGCAGTTATTTGCAACAGTGGCGCCGCTGCGGTCAATGAATGCCGATACACCTTCACAACCACTACAGTTAAAACAAACGTGGGCGACTTAAGTCTTGCTTACACTGCCGGTACTTCTGTCACTGACGGCACAAACACGGCGGCGAGCAAAACCTTAACCTCTGCTTCATCTCCACCCTTCACTGATGGCGCAAATCCGGTCGTTGCTTCCACCTCTCCTGCTGACGGCGCGACAAGCGTTGCCTTGGACGCCAGCTTCTCTATCACTTTCTCGGAAGCCATGACTACGACTGATATCACAACAACTACTCTCGGCAGATCTCCTACTTTTACTCTCGGTTCAGCTGTTTGGTCTTCTGGCGATACGGTTGTCACTTACGCTTCGCATGATGCTTGGGCTGGTCTGCAAATCTATACAATTGATTTGGTCCAAGGATCAATCAATTCGGCGGCCCTATTAGACAGCACTCTTGATAATTCAGCCATAGTCGCCGATCCTTACACCTTTACTACTGTCGCGGCTTCTGGCGGCGGCGGTGGCGGCGGAGGAGGATTACCGGCTTCTGTCACGGTTACAACTCCAAATGGCGGAGAAACCCTGACTGGCGGCGGAACATACAACGTTACCTGGTCCGCTCCGGGCGTGGCTGACACAATTAATCTTTACTACTCACTCGATTCCGGCATTAACTTCCCGAACACTATTGCCACAGCGCAAACAAACGATGGCTCCTACACTTGGACCGTGCCGAACATTTCTTCGAGCACTGTCAAGGTAAAAGCCGTGAGCGGTTCGTTGAGTGATATTTCCGATGCCAACCTTGCTATTACTTATACGACTCCGACGGTTTCTATCGTGAATTCAACGATTGCGGCTTCTCCGACTTCGGTTGTGGCTAATGGCACAAGTTTCTCCATCATTACTGTTACCGTGAAAGACGCCGCGAGCGTTCCGCTCTCGGGTAAAGTTGTGACCCTGGCTTCAAGCCGCGGTACAACCGATACAGTGACGACTGTGACTGGCACGACCGGCGCGGATGGTAAAGCGACTTTCAATGTTTATTCAAGCACGGCCGGCACTTCCACATATACCGTGACGGCGCAGGGCACAGTTCTCACAAGCACGGTCTCTGTTGTCTTCACTGCGGTTGGTGCGCCGACTACTCCCGGCACAGGCGAAACCCCAACATCAATTTCAGTTGGTGACCTGATCAAGAGCCCGCTTTCCACGTCAGTTTATTACTATGGATCCGATAACAAGCGCCATGTCTTCCCAAATGAGAAGACATACAAATCATGGTACGTTGATTTCTCCGGCATCAAATCCGTCACCGCTTCACAACTTCAAGGTATTGCCTTGGGCGCGAACGTCAAAGTTCGTCCCGGCACGGTGCTCGTGAAAATTGATACAGATCCTAAAGTCTACGCCGTTGAACCGAGCGGACTCCTTCGATGGGTTCCGACCGAAGCGCGCGCGCTTACTCTCTACGGTTCTGCTTGGGCTTCAAGAATCATTGACGTCCCGCTTATCTTCTGGGTTGATTACTCTTTCGGAAGCGACATCACAACTGACGCTCACCCGACCGGTGCTCTGATTCAATATACTGGCACGACCGACAAATATTACATCCAGGGCGCGGAAAGACGCTTGATCTCCACCGCCGGCTTCACGGCCAACAAGTTCCAGCTGTCCAATGTTCTCGCGGCTCCGACCACCATCTCCTACACGTTGGGTACGCCGATCACTGCCGAGGACACAGCACTGACCAGGATTTATTAGAACTAGACAGATTAAGATAAAAACCAGGCCGGTTTTCCCGGTCTGGTTTTTTGTGGTATAATGATGGCGACTGGGAGTAATATACTTGTGGATAATTCGTTATATTAATAATAAAATAATACTAAATTTTGTAAAATTGTTTTTGTTCAGCCATTTTTAACTTTAAATTTTTAATTTTAAACTTGACTGAGCGAAGCGAAGGAACTTATGGCAGAACAAATCAAAAAGGGTTTTTTCAAAGTATTGCCATTGTCGGTGGTAATGCTCATGATCATAAGCATCTCTCTTGGCGTTTGGTACAGTATGCCGGTTAAACTGGCAAAAGCAGCCGCCCTGGCGCCTCTCACTACCACATACCGAGACGCGAATGCTAACGGAACAGTTGACAACGTCAGACTTACTTTCACGAATGTTACCGCTTGCACTTATGAAGCGGGTGACTGGTCAGTGGCCTTGGCCGGGACAGTTGGTGTGACGGGCGTAACCGGATTTACCAATTCCGCTAGCTGCACGACTGACGAATATATTGATGTGGCTGTCACGGTTTCTACTACCAATACTACTGGCGGAGCTGTTAATCCGCAAATTACTTACACAAACCAAGGCACGTTAGCGAGCGTAGTCGCTGATGCAAATGACGGCACGGCGACCTTCACGGCGACTGATGCGGCCGCTCCGGTTTATGTCAGCTCCAAAACATTGGATAACAACAAAAATGGCACAGTCGACTATATTAAAATAACCTATTCAGAATCAATTCTTGATAGTTCGGTAGCAGGTACTGATTTTGCGGCTGGTATTGCTGATACAACAGTTGGGAATCTAACTGAGTCATACGCTTCCCTTACTCCCGCCACTGGCAATGAAATAGATGCAGCCAATGATGCTTATATCTACGTTGGCGTAACTTCAGGCACTGAGACAATTTCTACGAACAAAACAGATTACACCTTAAAGATTGAACAAGTTGACGCAGTTACTGACAGTATTCCGAACAGTCTTGCTTCTTTTACTCTCAAAACCTCCACTGACGGCGCCGCTCCTTATCTCGTTTCTGCAGCTTACACAGATTCTACCGCTGACGGTAAGGTTGACCAAGTGGCTTTTGCCTTTTCTGAAGTAACAACCTTTACCGCGATTACTGCCGCGGATTGGGCATTCTCCACAGCTGGCGATGTCGGACTTGTTGGTGATTTCGCCCTTGCCGAATGCGTGGGTTCAGGGACCGTAGCCACTATTACTTGCACTGACGTTGGCACGGGTACGGTTGACGCCACTGCCGCGAGAACCGGTAAGCAAAGTGGGGCCGGCACTGAACCAGCTTTTACTTATACTAATAACACCAATAACATTAGTGATGGCGGCGGTGGAAATAATACTCCCACTTTTGGTCCGATATCCTTGGTTGACGTCGCCGCTCCAGTCATTGCGACCACCTCTCCGGCCGACAACGCAACTGATGTGGCTTTGGACGCGAATCTTGTCATCACTTTTTCCGAGACGATGACTACATCCTCTGTTACCGGCGCGATAGCTAGAACTCCTGCCTTTACTCTTGGCGCGGCGTCATGGAACGCTGCGAGTACAATTCTTACTTTTTCCGCTCACGACGCTTTCGCCGGCATGCAGCTCTACGCCGTCACCTTAGCCGGAACAATCGCCTCAGCAGCCACAACTGACGGAAATCTTGGCGCCGGTCCGGTGGCCAATCCCTTTGACTTTACCACTGTCGCGGCTTCAAGCGGCGGCGGCGGAGGAGGATTACCTGCTTCTGTCTCGGTCACAACTCCGAATGGCGGAGAAACCCTGGTCGGTGGCGGAACTTACAATGTTACTTGGTCGTCAACCGGAACCGTTACTGATCTCCTAAGCATTTATTACTCAACTGACTCTGGTATTAATTTCCTAAACACGATTGCTACCGGAGAAACAAACGACAGCGCCTACACTTGGATCGTGCCAAATACTGCAACCGGAACTGCCAAAATAAAAGTGGTGAGCGGAAGTTTAAACGATATTTCTGACGCCAATTTTACCATTACTTATTCTGCCTCGGCGGTTTCTGCCGCGAACTCCACCATTTCCGCAACGCCCGCAACAGTCACGGCTAATGGGACAACGGAATCAACGGTGACCATCACTGTGAAAGACGCGAGCAGCAATCTTCTCTCGGGCAAAGTTGTAACTTTGGCTTCTTCTCGCGGCACTTCTGATACTGTGACGACCGTGACGGGCACGACTGGCGCAAATGGTGTGGCTACCTTTAAAGTTAAATCAAGTACGGCTGGCACTTCAACTTATACGGCGACCGCCGCGGGTGTGGTACTTTCCGGTACTGCCACAGTCGTCTTTACGGCTCCGGGAGAAGTCGGGGAAACGCCGACCGCGATCAATGTCGGCGACTTAATCAAGAGCCCGCTTTCCACTTCGGTTTATTACTATGGTTCTGATGGAAAGCGCCACCTCTTTCCAAATGAGAAAACCTACAAATCCTGGTACGTTGATTTCTCCGGAATTAAGTCCGTCTCTGCCTCGCAACTTCAAGGTATTGCCCTCGGTCATAATGTTACTGTCCGCCCTGGCACAGTGCTCTTGAAAATTCAAACAGATCCTAAGGTTTATGCCGTTGAACCGGGCGGTCTTCTCCGCTGGGTCCCGACCGAAGCGCGGGCTTCTACACTTTACGGTTCTGCTTGGGCGACAAAGATAATTGATGTGCCGCTTGTCTTCTGGGTTGACTACACCTTTGGTTCTGACATTACGACGGACATTCATCCAACCGGCGCTGTGGTTCAATACACAGGCACGACTGACAAATATTATGTCCAAGGCACGGAAAAGCGCCTGATCTCTACCGTCGGCTTTACGGGAAACCACTTCCAGTTGTCAAACGTCCTTACTGTCCCGACTTCCATTACCTACACAACTGGCACGCCCTTGACGGCCGAGGAGACATCTTTGTCGAGGATTTACTAGCATAAAATCAGATATAGAAAAAATCAGGCCGGATTTTCCGGTCTGGTTTTTTTGTGGTATAATAATGACGGTTCACTGTAAAATACTTGTGGAAGATTCGTTATTATTAATAATATAAATTTTATAAATTAACTTCGATCATTTGTCATTGCGAGCGCCGAAGGCGCGCGGCAATCTCAAAAATTGGGATTGTCCCGATGGCTTCGCCATCGAGGATCCTCGACGATGTCGGGACTTTATCGCTTTGCTCCTCGCAATGACTTGAGATGAAGCAAAAAAATTTATGGCAGAAAAAATCAAAAAAGGCTTTTTCAAAGTATTGCCATGGTCAATGGTGATACTTTTAATTGCCAGTGTGTCTATTGGCATCTGGTACAGTTTTCCGGTTCATTTGGCAAAGGCAGCCGCCCTGGCGCCGCTTACTACCACATACATAGATCTGAACACCGACGGAACGGTTGACAACATCAAACTTACTTTTACGAATGTTACCGCCTGCACCTACGAAGCGAGCGATTGGACCGTAGCCGTGGCTGGAACGATAAATGTAACGGCCGTGACTGGTTTTACCAATTCCGCTAGCTGCACGACTGACGAATATATCAATGTGGCCGTAACCACCACATCTCAAATTACCGGCGGAGTTACTAACCCACAAATTATTTATACAAATGGAGGCACGTTAGGGAGTGTAGTCGCCGACGCAAATGACGGTACAGCGACCTTCACGGCTACCGACGCTTCAAAGCCAGTCATCAAAACAATTACTTACAAAGATGCTGATGGCGACGGGAAAATTGACCGCATGACCCTTACTTATACAGAAACCGTCACCGCCGCTTCAGTCCTCGCGGCCAATGACTTGATCTTCGGCGATGTAGGTAGTTTCTTTGGCGCGGCTTTTGGCGCTAATAACACTGACCTTATTTCTGGTTCTGTTGCTTCGACTGACGTCAATCTCGGGACGGAAGCAAGTATTGTCGCTACACATGATGATTCTGGTACTCTAGCGGTTTCCACTCAAAATGTGTTTTCTTTGACTGATGGGACAAACACAAATAGCACTACTGGCAATCAATCTCAAGCCACTTACGCCGATGGTGCTGGCCCGGTTCTTATCGGCGGGCAATATACTGATGATGATGGCGACGGAGACCTTAATTTTCTTAATGTCTCTTGGTCTGAAGATGTAGTGGTGACTGGCAGTACAGCAGTTGATTGGACGATTACCGGAGGTTCGGTGAATGCAGTTTATGCAACTTCCGGTGACTTTCCCTTGGCTGTTACATATCCATTAGTAGTTACCTCTGACCCTAATGAAACGGGCGGAGCGGTTGATCCGACAGTTTCTTATGATAATGATGATTTAAATGGCAGCGTAGTAGATAGTTATTCTAACGCTGCTGGTACGACGGGGCCAGTTTCTGTAGTTGACATGGCTTCGCCGATTGCAGTTTCCGCGGTTTACAAAGACACAAACAACAATGGCACGGTTGACCGCATTGACATTACCTTGAGCGTTGACGTTGGTTTAACCTGCAGTTGGGACGCGGGAGATTGGTTAATTCCAACGCCCGGCAGCATCACAGCAGCCTCTCCTTCGGCTTGCGGCATTTCGGGCAATGATGTTCAGATTACTATTTCAGCTGACGCGAATGAAACTGGCGGAATGACTGATCCAACAATTAATTATGTTAATGCGTCCCCCAAAAATAGCGTAGCTGATGGCTCGATGAATTCAATGCAACCTTTTGCCAGCCCGGTTACCGCAACCGACGGCGCCGCTCCGGTTTTTTTGACTACTTCTCCGGCGGACAACGCAACTGGCGTGGAGATGGCCGCGAATTTGGTTATCACTTTCTCTGAACCAATGACTACAGCCTCTGTCACGGGTGCAATTGCCAGAGTTCCATCATTTACTCTCGGCTCGGCGGCTTGGACAGTTGGCGATACAGTTTTGACTTATGCTTCTCACGACGCATGGGCTGGTATGCAGAACTATGTCATCACTTTAGCTGGAACAATCGCCTCGGCGGCGGCTGGTGACGGCAATCTCGGTGCTGGTCCAGTTGCCAATCCCTTTGACTTCACTACCGTTGGAGGTTCAAGCGGCGGAGGAGTGAGCAGTATGCCCGACTCTGTTACGGTTACGGCTCCGAGTGGTGGCGAATCTTGGGTCGGAAATTCAAGCCACAACATTACTTGGTCGACGACAGGTGCAACTATCAGCAAAGTAAAACTATTATATTCTCTTGACTCCGGCATCAATTTTCCACACACAATCGCTACGAACGAAACGAACGATGGCACCTATTCTTGGACTGTTCCCAACGTGGCGAACGGTACGGCGAAAATCAAAATTGAAGGATATGATTCAAGCAGTCTCCTCGTGACATCAGATATTTCCGATGCGAACTTTGCCATCACCTATGTCACTCCCGCGCCTGGAACGCCGGAAACCCCAGGCACTCCAGGAACGCCAAGCGTTCCAGAAACTCCTTTGAACGAGCTACAGACAGGAGATCTTTTTAAGAGCCCCTTAAGCACTTCAGTTTATTACTACGGCTCCGACGGGAAACGTCACGTCTTCCCGAATGAAAAGACCTACAAGAGTTGGTATGTGGATTTCACCGGTATCAAGACTATTTCCGCCTCTCAACTTCAGGGTCTAACTCTCGGCAAAAACGTCACGGTCCGTCCCGGTACTGTTCTTTTGAAAATCCAAACTGATCCCAAGGTTTACGCGGTTGAACCAGGCGGCCTTCTCCGCTGGGTTCCGACCGAAGCAAGAATTAAAATTCTTTACGGCGATGACTGGGCAACGAAGATCATCGACGTGCCTCTTGCCTTCTGGGGCGATTACTCCTTCGGTTCTGACATTTCAACCGATACCCACCCGACCGGCGCCCTAGTTCAATATACCGGCACCACGGACAAGTACTACATCCAGGGCGCGGAGAAAAGAAAAGTCACAACCGCCGGCTTCGCGGTCAACAACTTCCGGAGCGAATATGTCCTCGCTATTCCCGCTACTCTTTACTATGCCCCTGGCGTGGATATTACCGGAGCGGAGAGCGCTTTGACGTCGATTTATTAGTAATTTTTACGAAGAAAAAAGAGACGGGTAATTTTCGCCTCTTTTTAGTTGTCACGTTTTTTGGTATACTAAACTAACGTGAGATTGAAATAATCAGATGTGTTATTCGTCTTATATAAGCAGAGGGGCCGCCCAAAGCGGTCTCCTAAATCTTAATTTAATTTTAATTAAAAATTATGAAAACATTAAGAATTTTTCTTATGGTGGCCATGGTTCTAACCGTAAGCGGCGTGAATTTGTTACCGCAAGCGGCAAATGCCTACACACCGTCTCTGACTTCGGCGGCTTTTTTGGACGCCGATCATAATGGCGCGATCGATCAGATAAAAGTAGTATTTGATTCAGATGTAACGGCTTGCAACTTTGAGGCGGGGGACTGGACATTGACTCCCGGCCACGTTGGTTTGGTTGGCCCGACCGGCAGATTAAATGGTTCGGGCGTTGACGCGGCTTGCGATGGATCAACAAATTATTTTTATCTTCTCGTTTCTGGCGACACAAACGAGACAGGTTATTCTGGACCTTATGTTCCGCCGGATATTCAGTATAAAAATTTAGGAACCGCGGGCAGCGTTACGGTTTTGGGCGCGCCAGTGCCAAATCAATCCATCGTGACTGTCGACGATACGGCAACGCCGGTTTTACGAAGTGACGGCGCGAACGCTCCAACTTATTCTGACAGCGATCATAACGGTACGGTTGATCGACTGAAATTGGTTTTTACTGAGCCGGTAAATTTTGTTTTTAATTCCTCCGATTGGGCTTGGGCGGCGGGAAGCTTAACGGGTTTTGCTCTTTCTAGTTATTCGAGTGGTGGCGCCACTTCAACGATTTATTTGAACGTCACGGCTAATGCGGGCATAACAGGTGTTGGTTCAGGCACTGCTCCAACTATTCGATATGCCGCGCTTGGTACAGGAGTAGTAGATCTTCTTGGCAATTCTATGGCGGGAATGGATGTTCCGCAAAATATCTCCGACGGTGCCTCGCCAGTCATTATTTCGACCGTGCCCACAGCCGGATCAACCGGAGTGGCTGTTACGACCTCATATGTGAGAGTAACTTTTTCCGAGCCAATGAATACCGGGGTGACTTCGCTTTCCATTGGTTCTGGAAGTTGGTTGTCTCCTTCCTGGAGTGACGCCAATAAAACAATTACTCGGTCAAGATTGGCGACCTTGGCTTATGATACAAATGTGACGGTCACGGCAAGCGGGGAAGATACAAACGGGTATTTGGTAACTTCGGGTGTTTCGCCGGCCGTGGCAAATCCTTGGAGTTTCAGAACTGTTACTGATTCGTCTTCGGCTGTTTCGGCTAGCGAGTCATTGGTTTCCGCTTCGCCGACCTCAGTTACGGCTAACGGGTCTTCTGTCTCAGTTATCACTGTGACCGTAAAAAATTCTTCCGGCAGTGTGTTGTCCGGTAGAACCGTGACCTTGTCATCAAATCGCGGTTCAACTGACACGATTGCCATTGTGAACGGAACAACTGATTCAGCGGGCAAGGCCTACTTCCAGGTTCGTTCTAACACGACCGGCAGCGCGGTTTTTACCGCGGTGGCGGACGGTACGACCATCAGCCAAACAGCAACCGTAACTTTCACGTCTGTAACGACGAGTTCGGTCTCTGCTTCAAGATCAAGTATCTATGCCACGCCATCTTCGGTGACTGCGAACAATAGTTCTTATGCCACGGTTTATGTGACCGTGCGCGATGCCTCGGACAATCTTCTCTCTGGAAAAACCGTAACACTTTATTCCAGCCGTGGGGGGACAGATACGATTTCCATTGTCAGCGGTACAACCAACTCTTCTGGTCAGGCAACCTTTCAAGTTAAATCAGGATCGACTGGCACGGCGACTCTAACCGCGGTGGCGGACGGCACGACCATCAGCCAAACAGCAACCGTAACTTTCACGAGTTCATCAACGTCATTAATTTACGGTGATCTGTTTAAGGAGTCCGGGAGCACGGCCGTGTATTATTACGCCGATAACGGGAAGAGATATGTTTTCCCAACCTCAGCGATTTATTTTTCCTGGTATTCTGATTTTTCCACTATCAAAACCGTAAGTCACGGAACAGTGACAGCAGTTCCTTTTGGCGGAAACGTGATTGTAAAACCGGGCGCATACTTGGTTCAATTTGTAAGTATGGATACACCTTTCCGTGTTCTTGATCCCAAAGTTTACGTTTTGACTTCAGGCGGACAACTGAGGTGGGTCACTTCGGCGAGTGTGGCGGCAGCTTTTTATGGGGCCGATTGGGAAAGAAAAATCGTGGCCGTGCCGGAAGTGTATAAAACCAATTACGGCGGGGCGGTAGCTGGAGCAGATGTTAATTCCGTCTCGGATTACAGCAAGGTCTCAGTTGAATCAACCGTGAGGACAATTAGCGACCTGTATTAAATAACGTAATTCAATGAAAATAATCCGTCTTTTCTTTTAAGATCAGGCGGGTTGTTTTTTAAAAGAAAAGTGGTATAATTCTTAAATATGCCCCGTAGTGAAACTTCGGCAATTATCTTTTTGGCGAAGAATAAAAGAGAATTGGCTTTCGCGGCGGGAGCATACAGGTAAATGATTAATATTTAATAAATCGAAGTTCTACTACGGGGTATGCTTAAGAAATTAAATTTAGTGGTCATTTTTAGTTTATTTGCTTTTATTTTAGGGCCGCTTGCGGCAGTTAGCGCGGATTTTGACGTTGCTCAAAACCAGTCGTATAAACCAAACGAAATTTTGGTAAAATTTAAAAATAAACAGCAGGTAGAAAAAATAATGCTTGCCCCGGGCGAGAACGTTTTTGGGGCTGTCTCTCTTTATGAAAATCGGGCTGACGTTGAATTTGCTGAACCGAATTACAAGATGACCGCCGAGACAATTGCCTCAAACGATCCATTTATTTCTAATCAGTGGTATTTGGATAAAGTAAGGGTATGGAGCGGTTGGGAAAAGAC encodes:
- a CDS encoding invasin domain 3-containing protein; the protein is ESSDVTDGNAADGFPAITLVASSGTATIGNADYAAAATTTLTLTIAASATGNTAITVTPTYAVAGAGQIDDVAAANNEMADAETVAGADGAAPIVTAVALSLTSSNVITFTYSEVMTVTNGASTATKGDTTVAGTVAGFGSFATAGNVTVATVKNTVGGNGTTVLTVTLANEAASYLAGTSTTEPSGVFTPVGSAEVKDAVNLQVNTVNTPTTTGGGSWDLAKPTITSVTVSDAASNDGKIDRAVLVLNSAMRDANVTDSNGALGGLAGTFTTGAPNDATTTFNITDPSTQPVNTALGAHTSFLYSGATTLITDLVGNLLDTTVDGQIAAADIVETDGAQPIVTAVALSLTSNRDVITFTYSEAMTVTNGASATGRGDITGAGVVGGFGTFATTGNVTVPTTKNTVGGSGTTALTVTLANEATGYMNNTSTTEPSGVFTPATSVQVVDAASNQVNNLNAPTATGGGTWDLTKPTITSATVSDASGSNGKVDRAVLVLNSAMRDANVTDSNGALGGLAGTFTTGTANDATTTFNLTSDAAQPVNTALGAHTQFNYTGATTFLIDLAGNLLDTVSDGAIADGDIVETDGAVPILVSATYRDLDSNGAVDTLRTTWSENVTMTGSTAVDWTIVGGSITAAFSAAANDAVAGTTLDVTVTADANETSSGVAPTIAYDNDDVNNSVVDGATNAAGTNAAATATDAAAPAVATAIFYDASPATNDGKLDRISVIWSENISAVADGSADWAISSAANFAALTETAVICNSGAAAVNECRYTFTTTTVKTNVGDLSLAYTAGTSVTDGTNTAASKTLTSASSPPFTDGANPVVASTSPADGATSVALDASFSITFSEAMTTTDITTTTLGRSPTFTLGSAVWSSGDTVVTYASHDAWAGLQIYTIDLVQGSINSAALLDSTLDNSAIVADPYTFTTVAASGGGGGGGGGLPASVTVTTPNGGETLTGGGTYNVTWSAPGVADTINLYYSLDSGINFPNTIATAQTNDGSYTWTVPNISSSTVKVKAVSGSLSDISDANLAITYTTPTVSIVNSTIAASPTSVVANGTSFSIITVTVKDAASVPLSGKVVTLASSRGTTDTVTTVTGTTGADGKATFNVYSSTAGTSTYTVTAQGTVLTSTVSVVFTAVGAPTTPGTGETPTSISVGDLIKSPLSTSVYYYGSDNKRHVFPNEKTYKSWYVDFSGIKSVTASQLQGIALGANVKVRPGTVLVKIDTDPKVYAVEPSGLLRWVPTEARALTLYGSAWASRIIDVPLIFWVDYSFGSDITTDAHPTGALIQYTGTTDKYYIQGAERRLISTAGFTANKFQLSNVLAAPTTISYTLGTPITAEDTALTRIY
- a CDS encoding invasin domain 3-containing protein, giving the protein MAEQIKKGFFKVLPLSVVMLMIISISLGVWYSMPVKLAKAAALAPLTTTYRDANANGTVDNVRLTFTNVTACTYEAGDWSVALAGTVGVTGVTGFTNSASCTTDEYIDVAVTVSTTNTTGGAVNPQITYTNQGTLASVVADANDGTATFTATDAAAPVYVSSKTLDNNKNGTVDYIKITYSESILDSSVAGTDFAAGIADTTVGNLTESYASLTPATGNEIDAANDAYIYVGVTSGTETISTNKTDYTLKIEQVDAVTDSIPNSLASFTLKTSTDGAAPYLVSAAYTDSTADGKVDQVAFAFSEVTTFTAITAADWAFSTAGDVGLVGDFALAECVGSGTVATITCTDVGTGTVDATAARTGKQSGAGTEPAFTYTNNTNNISDGGGGNNTPTFGPISLVDVAAPVIATTSPADNATDVALDANLVITFSETMTTSSVTGAIARTPAFTLGAASWNAASTILTFSAHDAFAGMQLYAVTLAGTIASAATTDGNLGAGPVANPFDFTTVAASSGGGGGGLPASVSVTTPNGGETLVGGGTYNVTWSSTGTVTDLLSIYYSTDSGINFLNTIATGETNDSAYTWIVPNTATGTAKIKVVSGSLNDISDANFTITYSASAVSAANSTISATPATVTANGTTESTVTITVKDASSNLLSGKVVTLASSRGTSDTVTTVTGTTGANGVATFKVKSSTAGTSTYTATAAGVVLSGTATVVFTAPGEVGETPTAINVGDLIKSPLSTSVYYYGSDGKRHLFPNEKTYKSWYVDFSGIKSVSASQLQGIALGHNVTVRPGTVLLKIQTDPKVYAVEPGGLLRWVPTEARASTLYGSAWATKIIDVPLVFWVDYTFGSDITTDIHPTGAVVQYTGTTDKYYVQGTEKRLISTVGFTGNHFQLSNVLTVPTSITYTTGTPLTAEETSLSRIY